The Pirellulales bacterium genome segment CCTCGGTCTGGGTGTGATCTAGAACCTGGTTCCATAGGTTCCGCCTGCAAGGTAAAGCGGCCCCCACGGCGGGTTGGTCAAGCCAACACATCTTGCACGACATTTCCGTGGACGTCGGTCAGACGGAAATCTCGACCTGCGTAACGGTAAGTAAGCTTCGTGTGGTCGAAGCCGAGGCAATGCAGCATCGTCGCGTGCAAGTCGTGCACGTGCATGGGTTTCTCCGTTGCCCGGAAGCCGAACTCATCCGTGGAACCATGCACGTAACCGCCGCGGATGCCACCGCCCGCCATCCATACGGTAAAGCCATGGTGGTTATGATCGCGGCCGTTCATCTTACCTTGATTGGAACCTTCTTTGGGTAGCTCGACAACTGGAGTGCGACCAAACTCGCCACCCCACAGCACCAACGTTTCTTCGAGCAGGCCGCGTTGCTTGAGGTCGGCAAGCAGCGCGCCGATCGCTCGATCGCACTCGCGGGCAAGCCGTGCATGACCGATTGCGATGTCGTCGTGATGATCCCACGGTTGGCCATCGCCATGCCACACCTGCACAAACCGTACGCCGCGCTCTACCAGGCGGCGCGCTACGAGCATCTGTCGCGCTTGGAGTCCGTCGCCGTACATGTCGAGGATGTGCTGAGGCTCGCGGGAAACATCAAATGCGTCAGTGGCTTCAATTTGCATTCGATAAGCGAGTTCGAATGATCGCATCTGCTGCTCAAGCTGCGGATCATGCTCCCGCTCGGCGGCATGGTGAGTATTCAAGCTGGCAAGCAAGTCGAGTTGTCTTCGCTGGTCGCTGAGGGCAACACGATTGTTCTTGATGTTGTCGAGAAGTTGTTCGACCTGTTGATGGCGCGTATTAACGTAAGTGGCCTGATAAACGCCCGGGAGGAAGCCCGCTTGCCAGTTCTGCGACTCTTGGATCGGATATCCAGGGCACAACGACACAAAGGCCGGCAGGTTTTGGTTGAGGCTGCCGAGGCCATAGGTAACCCAGGATCCGACACTCGGGCGAATCAGCCGGCCGTCGCCACAGTTCATCAGTAAAAGCGAGGGCTCGTGATTAGGAACGTCCGCGTGCATCGAGCGTATCACGCAAATATCGTCGATGCATGTGGCCGTGTGAGGAAACAGTTCGCTCACTTCGGTTCCGCATTGGCCATATTTCCTGAACTGAAACGGTGAGGGCAACGCGCCGCCCGTGGGACGCTCCGTGCCAGGGTTGTCGTAAGTGAGGGGCTTGCCTGCGTACTTGGCAAGAATAGGCTTGGGGTCAAAGGTGTCGACGTGTGACGGACCGCCGTTCATGAACAAATGAATCACGTGCTTCGCTTTGCCAGGAAAGTGCGGTTGGCGCACAGCGAAGGGATCGACTGACGCACGGAGCTGCTCCGTCATGAGCATGCTGGCCATAGCACCGCCCATGCCCATACCGGCGAGATTGAAGAAATCGCGACGAGAGACGGTGGGCAAGTGTTGGCTGGACATAAAACTCAATCCACGTAAAGGAATTCGTTCGACATTAACAACACCTGGACAAACTGAGCCCACAATTCAAGTGGCGCGGCAGCCGGGCCGTGGAAGTCGCGTTCCGCATCCCAGATTTCTCGTTCGCCGGGGTTTTCGAGCGTCAGTGTCACGCGCCACTCAAAGCTGTCGTAGGCATCGTTGGCGCGGCAACTGACCACAAAGTCAACGTGATCACCGGGAACTACGTCTTCGATGCTTACGGCCGTTGATCGAGAGCCTTGCTCGACGGTCCATTCGCCGACAATGCCATGCCGAGAGGAAATCACCATGCCATCAACGCCGTCACCTTGTTGTTCGGGTCGTCGGAGTTCACCCGAAATAACCAGCTTTCCTGCGTGAGGTGCGGTCCATCGACGAATGGAACTTACCGCATTTGAGCGTCCCGGGTGACCTCCCGTGGGAGTGACAGATACGTAGCCCAAATCACTATCTGGGAAACTGGTTCGCGGCTGCCAGCGATTTTCGGC includes the following:
- a CDS encoding DUF1501 domain-containing protein; translated protein: MGMGGAMASMLMTEQLRASVDPFAVRQPHFPGKAKHVIHLFMNGGPSHVDTFDPKPILAKYAGKPLTYDNPGTERPTGGALPSPFQFRKYGQCGTEVSELFPHTATCIDDICVIRSMHADVPNHEPSLLLMNCGDGRLIRPSVGSWVTYGLGSLNQNLPAFVSLCPGYPIQESQNWQAGFLPGVYQATYVNTRHQQVEQLLDNIKNNRVALSDQRRQLDLLASLNTHHAAEREHDPQLEQQMRSFELAYRMQIEATDAFDVSREPQHILDMYGDGLQARQMLVARRLVERGVRFVQVWHGDGQPWDHHDDIAIGHARLARECDRAIGALLADLKQRGLLEETLVLWGGEFGRTPVVELPKEGSNQGKMNGRDHNHHGFTVWMAGGGIRGGYVHGSTDEFGFRATEKPMHVHDLHATMLHCLGFDHTKLTYRYAGRDFRLTDVHGNVVQDVLA
- a CDS encoding DUF1553 domain-containing protein, whose translation is ANRRRLDFESLRDRLLAAAGQLDQQIGGPSENITAANGGNRRTLYAQIDRQNLPNIFRTFDFASPDAHTPERPQTLVPQQALFLMNDQLVARVTQGILQNTNDENSQERIAKLYRKVLGRGPTHEELDQAEIFLAQARPAELPPDEWSFGFGEITEGQVTFAALPHFAENRWQPRTSFPDSDLGYVSVTPTGGHPGRSNAVSSIRRWTAPHAGKLVISGELRRPEQQGDGVDGMVISSRHGIVGEWTVEQGSRSTAVSIEDVVPGDHVDFVVSCRANDAYDSFEWRVTLTLENPGEREIWDAERDFHGPAAAPLELWAQFVQVLLMSNEFLYVD